One Solanum pennellii chromosome 10, SPENNV200 genomic region harbors:
- the LOC107032091 gene encoding PRA1 family protein B4-like, which produces MAAASPTPVLPISNPQTTSTTVATTDTQQTVTGVGPTPALRAFINRISETVQGGLSNRRPWAELVDRSAFAKPESVSDATLRIRKNYSYFRTNYLSLLAVVLAFSLITNPFSLILLTGLLAAWLFLYLFRPSDPPLVLFGRQFSERETLGVLIVSTVVVIFLTSVGSVLVSALMIGLAIVCTHAAFRVPEDLFLDDQESPATGFLSFLAGAAPTSGPAAVSARV; this is translated from the coding sequence ATGGCAGCCGCTTCACCGACACCAGTTCTTCCAATTTCCAACCCCCAAACCACCTCCACAACCGTCGCCACCACCGATACCCAACAAACCGTCACCGGTGTGGGTCCTACCCCGGCTCTCCGTGCATTCATCAATCGCATCTCTGAAACCGTCCAAGGTGGTCTCTCCAATCGCCGTCCATGGGCTGAACTCGTTGATCGTTCTGCCTTCGCTAAACCCGAATCTGTTTCCGATGCTACCCTTCGTATCCGCAAAAACTACTCCTATTTCCGTACCAATTACCTTTCTCTCCTCGCCGTTGTCCTCGCTTTCAGTCTCATCACAAACCCATTTTCCCTCATTCTTCTCACCGGTCTCCTCGCTGCTTGGCTTTTTCTTTACCTTTTCCGTCCATCAGATCCGCCTTTGGTTCTATTTGGTCGCCAGTTTTCTGAACGGGAAACGCTTGGGGTTCTCATTGTTTCCACCGTCGTTGTTATTTTCCTCACCAGCGTCGGATCTGTTCTTGTTTCTGCTTTGATGATTGGTCTCGCAATTGTGTGTACACATGCTGCTTTTAGGGTTCCGGAAGATCTTTTCCTTGACGATCAGGAGTCTCCGGCAACtgggtttctctctttcttggcCGGCGCCGCCCCTACCTCCGGCCCCGCTGCTGTTTCCGCTAGGGTTTGA
- the LOC107002032 gene encoding uncharacterized protein LOC107002032 — MRIAIIGRNKLGFIDGSCRKELYGPNLTNLWERCNGIVLSWIMNCVSKELLGGIVYSTNAAAVWKDLCERYDKIDGSRIFQLHKEIATVSQGTSSISTYFSKLRELWVEYDSLAPVPGCDCVNSREFVVFMHNQKLLQFLMGLNDSYEQARSQILMMVPLPTINKAYSLLIERESQRIMSQTSHSSSSSDLNALFTAQSLVPKPRFNTSSNYDPNAFCEYCKRTGHMQAVCYKLHGYPPGYERKKRGSTGPTYNGQGRGRSSNDRRSYPSANNAISDTDHSDFNRVENPRNQGYGRGDRQADSVDYHKGLNAFQEQYNQILQMLGQSNRQNNTERDSNSHSSANLAQENYPSSGSLQWAGEGDW; from the exons ATGAGAATTGCAATTATAGGTCGCAATAAACTTGGATTCATTGATGGATCATGCAGAAAAGAGTTATATGGTCCTAACTTGACAAATCTGTGGGAAAGATGCAATGGTATAGTGCTTTCGTGGATTATGAATTGTGTTTCGAAGGAGTTACTTGGAGGCATTGTTTATTCTACTAATGCAGCAGCTGTGTGGAAGGATTTATGTGAAAGATATGACAAGATTGATGGATCACGTATCTTTCAACTACACAAAGAGATTGCTACTGTTAGCCAAGGAACAAGTTCAATCTCAACCTATTTCTCTAAGCTACGTGAGTTGTGGGTAGAGTATGATAGTTTGGCACCTGTTCCTGGTTGTGATTGTGTGAATTCAAGAGAATTTGTAGTGTTCATGCACAATCAGAAGTTACTGCAGTTTCTCATGGGATTAAATGACTCATATGAGCAAGCTAGAAGCCAAATACTAATGATGGTACCTTTGCCTACTATAAATAAGGCATACTCACTGCTTATTGAAAGAGAAAGCCAACGTATCATGTCACAAACCTCTCACAGTTCAAGTTCATCTGATTTAAATGCCTTGTTTACTGCTCAATCATTAGTTCCCAAACCAAGGTTTAATACTAGTTCAAACTATGATCCAAATGCATTTTGTGAGTACTGTAAAAGAACAGGACACATGCAAGCTGTGTGTTATAAACTTCATGGATATCCACCTGGTtatgaaagaaagaagagaggTTCTACTGGTCCTACTTACAATGGTCAAGGGAGAGGAAGATCAAGTAATGATAGGAGATCATATCCATCTGCTAACAATGCAATTAGTGACACTGATCATTCTGATTTTAATAGAGTTGAGAATCCAAGAAATCAAGGTTATGGTAGAGGTGATAGACAAGCTGATTCTGTTGATTATCACAAAGGATTGAATGCATTTCAGGAACAATATAATCAAATCTTGCAGATGCTTGGCCAATCAAATAGGCAAAACAACACTGAAAGAGACTCAAATTCACATTCCAGTGCAAATCTAGCTCAAGAGAACTATCCTTCATCAG GATCCCTCCAGTGGGCAGGTGAAGGTGATTGGTAG